One stretch of Harmonia axyridis chromosome 1, icHarAxyr1.1, whole genome shotgun sequence DNA includes these proteins:
- the LOC123671321 gene encoding ephrin-B1-like, with amino-acid sequence MMFWNLGITLTHCLIFFLLLSIQTLLALKPGSARLMTIHWNSTNPIFRIDNTDNIIDVNKNNLPFEYDQVDLICPVYTQGSTEKNMEKYIIYNVSKDEYETCRIVNPNPSIIAVCDKPYKLMYFTITFRPFTPQPGGLEFHPGHDYYFISTSSNDDLHRRIGGKCDSHNMKIVFKVWDSKAATTSTNNPLEHSPTWWTYPSWRTTTRPTTTQPPTTTKKYKPYKNKANEVVKSEELTLGANSSSVSVKLLILCILFTSIVAMR; translated from the exons ATGATGTTCTGGAACTTGGGCATCACTCTTACACATtgccttattttttttttacttctatCAATACAAACATTATTGGCCCTAAAACCAGGTAGTGCAAGATTGATGACAATCCATTGGAACTCTACAAACCCCATATTCAGAATCGATAATACAGATAATATAATCGATGTTAATAAGAATAATTTACCCTTTGAATATGACCAAGTGGACTTGATATGTCCTGTCTATACACAAGGATCCACGGAAAAGAACATGgagaaatatatcatatataaCGTGTCGAAAGATGAATATGAGACATGTAGGATAGTAAATCCTAATCCAAGTATTATAGCTGTATGTGATAAACCATACAAACTTATGTATTTCACAATAACTTTTCGACCTTTTACTCCACAACCTGGAGGGCTCGAGTTTCATCCAGGCCATGactattattttatatctacttCATCTAATGATGATCTGCATAGAAGAATAGGAG GAAAGTGCGACTCTCACAACATGAAAATCGTGTTCAAAGTGTGGGACTCAAAAGCTGCTACTACATCAACTAATAATCCATTGGAACATTCACCCACATGGTGGACATATCCTTCATGGAGAACTACAACGCGTCCAACCACCACACAACCGCCTACTACCACAAAAAAATACAAACCATATAAAAACAAGGCAAATGAGGTAGTTAAAAGTGAGGAACTCACATTAGGAGCCAACTCCTCAAGTGTTAGTGTGAAGTTATTAATATTATGCATACTATTCACATCAATTGTTGCAATGCGATGA
- the LOC123688942 gene encoding uncharacterized protein LOC123688942 produces MDLLQGVQDGLQENGGDRAEVPAGESDAANLEKLLKIVKKLNLSVENEEQLKGVLKKKADMGMLGGFMPESLQNIGSAEENSVPEDGAIMFLYLIVLVSLVFLVLAFFGYKLYRSHADRERKREEKRRVKQQKKKK; encoded by the exons ATGGACCTTTTGCAAGGAGTGCAGGATGGATTGCAAGAGAATGGTGGCGATCGAGCCGAGGTACCAGCTGGTGAGAGTGATGCAGCCAATTTGGAAAAACTTCTGAAGATCGTTAAGAAGTTGAATCTGAGTGTGGAAAATGAAGAGCAATTGAAGggggtattgaagaaaaaagctGATATGGGTATGCTTGGAGGGTTTATGCCAGAGTCTCTCCAAAATATTGGAAGTGCTGAAGAAAATTCTGTACCGGAGGATGGGGCTATTATGTTTCTATATCTTATAGTTTTAGTGTCACTTGTATTTTTAGTGTTGG CTTTCTTTGGATACAAACTATACAGGTCACATGCAGACAGAGAACGTAAAAgagaagaaaaaagaagagtgaaacagcaaaagaaaaagaaatag